From the Pseudorca crassidens isolate mPseCra1 chromosome 18, mPseCra1.hap1, whole genome shotgun sequence genome, one window contains:
- the ALG11 gene encoding GDP-Man:Man(3)GlcNAc(2)-PP-Dol alpha-1,2-mannosyltransferase, which translates to MAVAARGWCLGELLRFFYSLFFPGLVVCGVLCVCLLSVLWGIRLLLQRKKKSGSASKTGRNQTVIAFFHPYCNAGGGGERVLWCALRALQKKYPEAVYVVYTGDADVSGQQILEGAFRRFNIRLTCPVKFVLLRKRYLVEDSLYPHFTLLGQSLGSIFLGWEALMQCVPDVYIDSMGYAFTLPLFRYLGRCRVGSYVHYPTISTDMLSVVKNQNVRFNNAAFITRNPFLSKVKLIYYYLFAFLYGLAGSCSDVVMVNSSWTLNHILSLWKVGNCTNIVYPPCDVQTFLDIPLHKEKTTSGHLLVSIGQFRPEKNHPLQIRAFAKLLNKKEAESLPPLKLVLIGGCRNQDDELRVNQLRRLSEDLGVQEDVEFKINIPFDELKNYLSEATVGLHTMWNEHFGIGIVECMAAGTIVLAHNSGGPKLDIVVPHQGERTGFLAESEEDYAETMAHILSMSAEKRLQIRNNARASVSRFSDQEFEVTFLTSVEKLFQ; encoded by the exons gtttttttattcattattctTCCCTGGGCTAGTTGTATGTGGAGTTTTATGTGTGTGTCTACTCAGTGTCCTTTGGGGAATCAGACTGCtgctacagagaaagaaaaagtcgGGCTCAGCTAGCAAAACTGGGAGAAATCAAACGGTGATTGCATTTTTCCATCCCTACTGCAACGCTGGcggaggaggagaaagagtgtTATGGTGTGCCTTAAGGGCTCTTCAGAAAAA GTATCCTGAAGCAGTTTATGTTGTTTATACTGGTGATGCTGATGTCAGTGGTCAACAGATACTGGAAGGTGCTTTCAGAAGATTTAACATCAGATTAACGTGCCCAGTGAAGTTTGTTTTATTAAGGAAGCGCTACCTTGTGGAAGATTCACTCTATCCTCATTTCACACTGCTGGGCCAAAGTCTGGGATCCATTTTTCTTGGCTGGGAAGCTCTGATGCAGTGTGTTCCCGATGTTTACATCGATTCTATGGGCTATGCTTTCACGCTTCCTCTGTTTAGGTATTTAGGCCGTTGCCGAGTTGGAAGCTATGTTCATTATCCCACCATCAGCACGGACATGCTCTCTGTAGTGAAGAATCAAAATGTCAGATTTAACAATGCAGCCTTCATCACCAGGAATCCTTTTCTCAGCAAAGTAAAGCTTATCTACTACTATCTATTTGCTTTTCTATATGGGCTTGCTGGTTCTTGCAGTGATGTCGTCATGGTCAATTCTTCTTGGACGCTAAACCATATTCTCTCACTGTGGAAGGTTGGGAATTGCACTAATATTGTTTATCCACCTTGTGATGTGCAGACATTTCTGGATATTCCCTTACACAAGGAGAAGACAACCTCAGGACATTTACTGGTTTCGATCGGCCAGTTCAGGCCTGAAAAGAATCATCCTTTGCAGATCAGAGCCTTTGCTAAATTGCTGAATAAAAAGGAGGCTGAGTCACTTCCTCCACTTAAACTTGTCCTCATTGGAGGCTGTCGTAACCAAGACGATGAACTTAGGGTAAACCAACTGAGAAGGCTTTCTGAGGACCTAGGAGTTCAAGAAGacgtggaatttaaaataaacattccaTTTGATGAATTAAAGAATTACTTGTCTGAAGCAACAGTTGGTCTGCATACCATGTGGAACGAGCATTTTGGGATTG GAATTGTTGAGTGTATGGCAGCCGGCACGATTGTCCTTGCACACAATTCAGGGGGCCCGAAGCTCGACATTGTCGTCCCTCACCAAGGCGAGAGAACTGGGTTTCTGGCTGAAAGTGAAGAAGACTATGCTGAGACTATGGCCCATATTCTTTCCATGTCTGCGGAAAAGAGACTCCAAATCAGGAACAATGCTCGTGCATCTGTAAGCAGATTCTCCGATCAGGAGTTTGAAGTGACATTCCTAACGTCTGTGGAAAAGTTATTTCAGTAA